A single Schistocerca piceifrons isolate TAMUIC-IGC-003096 chromosome 6, iqSchPice1.1, whole genome shotgun sequence DNA region contains:
- the LOC124803097 gene encoding uncharacterized protein LOC124803097: MEVVGDDVQDHGVRVVAHGVHGAHVEAHGAHVVAHGVHGALEVAHHGAASGHAVVDGGRDAVHVDHEARGDEGRDATFCQNHKTCEYNYAFPAVNVAYSTIPYCLTP, encoded by the coding sequence ATGGAGGTGGTGGGTGATGATGTCCAGGACCATGGTGTTCGTGTGGTGGCCCATGGTGTCCATGGTGCTCATGTGGAGGCCCATGGTGCTCATGTGGTGGCCCATGGTGTCCATGGTGCTCTGGAGGTGGCCCATCATGGTGCGGCCTCGGGTCATGCGGTGGTGGATGGTGGTCGTGATGCGGTCCATGTGGATCATGAGGCCCGTGGTGATGAGGGTCGTGATGCGACATTCTGTCAAAATCACAAAACCTGTGAATATAATTATGCATTTCCTGCAGTTAATGTAGCTTATAGTACAATACCTTATTGTTTGACACCGTGA